DNA sequence from the Clostridia bacterium genome:
CCTTCTTAGAAAATGTGGGGGAGCTAAAAAGAGTAGAACATTCCTCCTTGGTAATGCAAATGGCAGTCGGTTATCGTGACGTGTATCGTTATTACCTGATGCTGACGAAGGGGCTGAATATCCTGGCGGATATTTTCTCAATATCGCTTAAGGGTATGGCTGAGCTGTATGAGTACTGGTGTTTCTTGAAGATAAATGCCCTCCTGCGCAAGAAATACGAATTAACCGGTCACAATATCATTGCTGTGGACCGAACCGGCTTGGTTCTGAATCTAAAAAAGGGCAAAGAATCAACGATGGAGTATCTCAACCCTCTTAGCGGTGAGCGTTTCAGCATTAGTTACAATCGCTTTTATACCGACCTGCCGACTGTTAGCCAGAAGCCCGACAGTGTGCTGCAGCTGGAAAAGAAGGGTTCCCGAAGCAAATATCTCTACATCTTTGATGCTAAATACCGCCTCTGCGTTGACAAGGAGTACATCGAGAAATTCCACCAAGCCGGTCCTCCGGAGGACACCATCAATGCTATGCACCGTTACCGGGATGCCATCATACACGCTCATCCGGACTTGAGCCGGGAGGTATTTGGGGCCTTTGTGCTGTTTCCCCATAATGATGAACGGGCATACGCCGGCTTGTTAGGAGGAAAACCGTCGAAGTTTTATACCAGCATACAACAAGTTGGCATCGGTGCGTTACCGTTCTTGCCGGGGCAGACCATGTTGGTGGAACGCTTACTGGATGAACTCATCCTAGAAGGCCCGGACAGTGCTTTCGAGCGGGCCGTGGTGCAGGACGGTACGGCCGAATATTTTTCCCGCGCCTATAAGCGGAATGTGTTGATTGGCCCGCTTCGTACCAAGGAGCAGTTGGATGTCTGCTTGAGCCATAGGATATACTACACGTACCTTGACAAGGTACAAAAGTATTTGAGTGACCTAGAATACGTAGCCTTGTATCAATCAAAACGGTTATTCCGCGATAAAGACCAGCAGGGCATCATGCGTTATGGCCGGATAAAAAACTACACCATTTTGCCGAGAAAAGACATTCGGGAGGCGCCCGGTGGTACCTCGCCTCATAAACTGGCAGTCCGATTTGAAATTGAACAATGGCAAGAATTAAGCCCGCGTATTGAGCCGGGTGGCTACGGACCGCAGGGGCCGCAAAGGACCACTTGGGAGCTGTTGCATGTGGCGTCCATATATCCCGAACTGCATCTGACGGAACAGGAAGTGCGCCTGTGGCGGGAACTGCGCCGCTTTGAGAGGTGCCGAAGGGTAGAATTTCCCAAACAAGAAATTGACGAAAGCGAAGTGATGGTCTCCATGGAATTTGCCGGGCTGGCCATAAGAAATGCCGGACCCCACCATTTTGAAGTGGAAGTCCCTGGCGAGAAGAAACTATACAATTACAGCGATCTAAATAAGAGCCCGGGAAAGATTCTACGGGAGATCATTCTTTTGTGGCAGGGAAGTGCAAGCAAGGGAACTCAAGATGAAGTAACGGAGGAAGCCGGCGCATGAAAAATGGAGGCATTGAAGACGCAAAACAGGAAAA
Encoded proteins:
- a CDS encoding DUF2357 domain-containing protein, giving the protein MLRIETSDFVVTIKGPHKNDTVEAFRLHQDEQGKLLGAHLRVIPEAKTEVVDPDRGLVPYRGEPITPVFFEQTHYELLLQRKEGCTKHLRVEHVNPELREALSPVDPNGGLQSGIINFQDEVGFSQFEIWDDEQRLLAFEIEVYPSKLDYRKDYHRLLQEVTEEIYNLAFSFLGRTSIYARLQKQQEPSPAEFYAIFKILWEQLSRALEYVKAQPHHRIVSAQEILPPEKVKGGRPKAALWLMKRPYLLDVNPNGLLSLREKAFTPRRLPDHRKYLTFNTYENQFLKWMLKQLELRLRQFAAYGRRLKIDERVIAEVDRAWHYLRRYARHPFLENVGELKRVEHSSLVMQMAVGYRDVYRYYLMLTKGLNILADIFSISLKGMAELYEYWCFLKINALLRKKYELTGHNIIAVDRTGLVLNLKKGKESTMEYLNPLSGERFSISYNRFYTDLPTVSQKPDSVLQLEKKGSRSKYLYIFDAKYRLCVDKEYIEKFHQAGPPEDTINAMHRYRDAIIHAHPDLSREVFGAFVLFPHNDERAYAGLLGGKPSKFYTSIQQVGIGALPFLPGQTMLVERLLDELILEGPDSAFERAVVQDGTAEYFSRAYKRNVLIGPLRTKEQLDVCLSHRIYYTYLDKVQKYLSDLEYVALYQSKRLFRDKDQQGIMRYGRIKNYTILPRKDIREAPGGTSPHKLAVRFEIEQWQELSPRIEPGGYGPQGPQRTTWELLHVASIYPELHLTEQEVRLWRELRRFERCRRVEFPKQEIDESEVMVSMEFAGLAIRNAGPHHFEVEVPGEKKLYNYSDLNKSPGKILREIILLWQGSASKGTQDEVTEEAGA